From Channa argus isolate prfri chromosome 21, Channa argus male v1.0, whole genome shotgun sequence, one genomic window encodes:
- the kmt2e gene encoding inactive histone-lysine N-methyltransferase 2E isoform X6: MSIVIPVGVDTADSSYLDMAAGSEPESVEASPVVVEKSSYPHQIYNSSSHHSHSYIGLPYADHNYGARPPPTPPASPPPSMLIRQGEGGVFVPGGQDEASRGTTLSTSEDGSYGADITRCICGFTHDDGYMICCDKCSAWQHIDCMGIDRQNIPETYLCERCQPRHLDRERAILLQTRKRECLSDGDTSATESGDEVPLELYSAFQHMPTPITLTTGRLGNKQAEKKRKKSGEKEPPASSARAKKTFREGSRKSSRVKGAAPEQEPTEHPSLWENKIKTWMERYEEASSNQYSEDVQVLLRVKEQGDGKSLAYNTHPASFKPPVESQVQKNKKILKAVRDLAPDSLIIEYRGKFMLRQQFEANGYFFKRPYPFVLFYSKFDGLEMCVDARSFGNEARFIRRSCTPNSEVRHVIEDGMLHLYIYSLRHISKGTEITIGFDFDYGSCKYKVDCACVRGNQECPVLKHNQEPTENLVSGGRRRGSRKDKEVARDDQGQNQNMSLDGEGKGKSVGDSKQRKLSPLRLSISNNQDPELYEDLEDKTSVSNEVEMESEEQIAERRRKMTREERKMEAILQAFARMEKREKRREQALERIGSIKSEVGGRSDIKEEPATPEAADSPTVMQPLLEVKEEPGLKPAKVKGSRNRKSFSRNRTHIGQQRRRARTISTCSDLPPGSPAESVEPLTNEAPEGETPIVSEPEAISSQPPDTSPPHSSSPAPERSRSGSKNFKTKKHFVSEWVGEKQQDRGAVRTPEPAPERPLRISSDPEVLATQLNALPGMACSPQVYSTPKHYVRFSSPFLVNRSPTTPGVPTGRRRSRELPETPPTTGSCKKRWLKQALEEEGSTSPARRPSLLMSSEGPLSPSINGDSDSPLPYNGTCSLPELPTPLKKRRLSPLDACMSESSTPYGSPCATPTRTDQSETPATLVLMGTPPQPRTEEPCPESLTCTPLQTLSAPQESESSLESSPDVSRKPSVQEADRPPSLMSSPSIRACSSDGISNEPRVSVPESPQLEAVEPVDCAEERADGGPVECSSDASSSAETCASSYPGWIKSPERGPTGPAGLSFSPVNSNLRDLTPSHTLEPLAAPFRPESAAGAAAGTVSLGGSQTPFSESQGQLFYPSSEEGSALGFSRSLSGDATGEGGGSAQNPPQKKKVSLLEYRKRQREARRSGSKNECSSPVSTVPPITVDAFPIALEATIEPPLPLAPTALCNNVPTPTPTTVKDPQINEEADTAEKEGGEGQWTSSTSVEQARERSYHRALLLSKDKDTDGEAEGNDTPALRDCPSPNIQKTPTHAPCSPGPLGQTPSRPAKEEDGDGQPRAPNPTSQPPSKPAGPKPAPLTPTKLHPAPLPSSPVHYPGSSLLHSPKPQPQGSPYRSQRTLFSAQPQNQSQAQPQSGPTTFPQYNAQSAPPPPPPPPPAPPGSTAYFPGQSPSPAGPFPGFKPAVNPPYPPGSQPLMQTLPHSVHYQSSAAPPPPPPPPPHPMSGPTLLHVNLQPPPIQQHQLMLTTAPPPPPPPQGQTSQQQQPPTGSTLLSLTPPPPPPPPPPPAPSTNAPMQQHHFQNLGGFQPGLLHPSAATNPLVPPTTYPPPLQQSGLPPPPPPPPQQTQQGQAQATASQMPSGTRGAPASSTPFHSSGYLSTGWH; this comes from the exons ATGAGCATAGTCATCCCAGTAGGGGTGGACACAGCAGACAGCTCATACCTGGACATGGCTGCAGGCTCAGA ACCAGAATCGGTGGAGGCCAGCCCTGTTGTGGTGGAAAAGTCCAGCTACCCACACCAGATCTACAACAGCAGTTCTCACCATTCCCACAGTTACATTGGCCTGCCTTACGCT GACCATAACTATGGGGCACGGCCCCCACCTACGCCACCGGCCTCCCCTCCCCCTTCTATGTTGATCCGACAAGGAGAGGGGGGGGTGTTTGTTCCAGGCGGCCAAGACGAAGCATCCAGGGGCACCACACTCAGCACCTCAGAGGATGGCAGCTATGGGGCTGACATCACCCGTTGCATCTGTGGCTTCACCCACGATGATGGCTACATGATCTGCTGTGACAAGTGCAG TGCTTGGCAGCATATAGACTGCATGGGAATCGACAGGCAGAACATTCCTGAGACCTACCTGTGCGAACGCTGCCAACCGCGACACCTGGATAGAGAGAGGGCCATCTTGCTGCAGACCAGGAAACGGGAATGTTTATCTG ATGGGGACACAAGTGCAACAGAAAGTGGAGATGAGGTGCCACTAGAGCTCTACTCAGCTTTCCAACACATGCCTACTCCCATTACTCTGACTACTGGGCGTCTTGGCAATAAGCAGGCTGAAAAAAAACGGAAAAAGAGTGGTGAAAAGGAGCCACCGGCCTCCTCTGCCCGAGCCAAGAAG ACATTTCGAGAGGGGTCTAGAAAATCCTCCAGAGTAAAG GGTGCAGCTCCAGAGCAAGAGCCAACAGAGCACCCGTCTCTGTGGGAAAACAAGATTAAGACGTGGATGGAGCGTTACGAAGAGGCCAGCAGCAATCAATACAGTGAGGATGTCCAGGTCTTGTTGCGTGTGAAAGAACAAGGGGATGGCAAGAGCCTGGCATACAACACGCACCCAGCCTCTTTCAAACCACCTGTAGAG AGTCAAGttcagaagaacaaaaaaattctaaagGCAGTGCGGGACTTGGCCCCAGACTCCCTCATCATAGAGTACAGGGGAAAGTTTATGCTTCGGCAGCAGTTTGAGGCCAACGGATACTTCTTCAAGAG GCCATACCCATTTGTGctattttattctaaatttgACGGACTGGAGATGTGTGTGGATGCACGCAGCTTCGGCAACGAAGCACGCTTCATCCGTCGCTCCTGCACACCTAACTCTGAA GTTAGGCATGTCATTGAGGATGGCATGTTGCATTTGTACATCTACTCATTGAGACACATCAGCAAGGGCACAGAGATCACCATTGGCTTTGATTTTGACTATGGCAGCTG TAAATACAAAGTGGACTGTGCCTGTGTGAGGGGAAACCAGGAGTGCCCTGTGCTAAAGCACAATCAAGAGCCCACAGAGAACTTAGTCTCTGGGGGCAGGCGCAGAGGGAGCCGCAAGGACAAGGAGGTGGCTCGGGATGACCAGGGCCAAAACCAGAACATGAGTTTGGATGGCGAGGGGAAGGGCAAGAGTGTAGGCGACAGCAAGCAGAGAAAACTCTCTCCTCTTCGGCTCTCTATCTCAAACAACCAG GATCCTGAGTTATATGAGGATCTAGAAGACAAAACCTCCGTTAGCAATGAAGTAGAGATGGAGTCAGAGGAGCAGATTgcagaaaggaggaggaagatg ACACGCGaagagaggaagatggaggCCATCTTGCAAGCCTTTGCTCGCATGGAGAAACGAGAGAAACGCAGGGAGCAGGCCCTGGAGCGAATTGGTAGCATCAAGTCTGAGGTCGGGGGCCGCAGTGACATCAAGGAGGAGCCTGCCACACCAGAGGCTGCAGATTCCCCAACTGTCATGCAG CCACTTCTGGAGGTGAAAGAGGAGCCAGGTCTGAAGCCGGCAAAGGTCAAAGGCTcgagaaacagaaaaagtttCTCCCGAAACCGAACGCACATTGGCCAACAGCGCAGGCGAGCTCGCACCATCAGCACCTGTTCTGACTTGCCCCCTGGCTCTCCAGCTGAGTCTGTGGAGCCCCTGACCAATGAAGCCCCTGAAGGAGAGACTCCCATTGTATCAGAGCCAGAGGCCATATCTTCTCAACCCCCGGACACCAGTCCACCACACAGCAGCTCACCGGCACCCGAGAGGAGCCGCAGTGGTAGCAAGAACTTCAAAACTAAAaag CACTTTGTTAGCGAGTGGGTGGGAGAGAAGCAGCAGGACCGTGGTGCAGTGCGAACTCCAGAGCCGGCCCCAGAGAGACCGCTGAGAATAAGCAGCGACCCAGAAGTTCTTGCCACACAGCTGAATGCCCTACCAGGCATGGCCTGCTCGCCACAGGTCTACAGCACGCCCAAACACTATGTGCGCTTTTCATCCCCGTTCCTGGTAAATCGCAGCCCCACAACTCCCGGAGTCCCTACAGGTAGACGACGTTCCAGGGAACTGCCCGAAACGCCCCCGACCACCGGCTCTTGCAAGAAG cgGTGGTTGAAGCAGGCTTTAGAGGAAGAGGGCTCTACCAGTCCAGCCAGACGACCAAGCCTCCTAATGTCCAGTGAGGGTCCTCTAAGCCCCTCTATTAATGGAGATTCTGACAGTCCTCTTCCCTATAATGGCACCTGCTCACTACCAG agttGCCCACACCTTTAAAAAAGCGGCGGTTGAGTCCATTAGATGCCTGTATGTCTGAGAGCTCAACACCCTACGGCTCCCCTTGTGCCACACCCACAAGGACAGACCAGTCGGAGACACCCGCAACACTTGTCTTAATGGGTACCCCTCCACAGCCCCGAACAGAGGAGCCATGTCCAGAGTCTTTGACCTGCACCCCATTACAGACCCTTAGCGCCCCTCAGGAG AGTGAATCTTCATTGGAGAGCTCACCAGATGTCAGTCGGAAACCTAGCGTGCAAGAG gctgATCGTCCCCCTTCATTAATGTCCTCTCCGAGCATCAGGGCTTGCAGCTCAGATGGAATCTCAAACGAACCCAGAGTTTCAGTTCCGGAGAGTCCACAGCTGGAGGCTGTGGAACCTGTGGACTGTGCTGAGGAGAGGGCCGATGGTGGGCCTGTAGAATGCAGTAGTGACGCTTCTTCATCTGCAGAAACATGTGCTTCCTCTTACCCCGGCTGGATAAAAAGCCCAGAAAGAGGCCCAACTGGACCAGCTGGCCTCAGCTTCTCCCCCGTCAATTCAAACCTAAGAGACCTTACCCCCTCACACACCCTTGAGCCTCTGGCAGCTCCCTTTAGGCctgagagtgcagctggggCTGCAGCAGGGACGGTATCATTGGGCGGCTCTCAGACTCCCTTCAGTGAAAGTCAGGGGCAGCTCTTTTACCCCTCCTCTGAGGAAGGAAGTGCACTTGGCTTCTCACGCTCACTGAGCGGGGATGCCACTGGCGAGGGAGGAGGGTCAGCGCAGAACCccccacaaaagaaaaag GTTTCCCTGCTAGAATACAGAAAACGTCAGCGTGAAGCCCGTCGTAGTGGCTCAAAGAACGAGTGCAGCTCTCCAGTTTCCACTGTGCCACCTATAACTGTGGACGCCTTCCCCATCGCTTTAGAGGCCACCATTGAGCCTCCTCTGCCCCTGGCTCCCACAGCTCTCTGCAACAACGTCCCCACCCCAACCCCCACCACTGTAAAAGACCCCCAAATAAATGAGGAGGCAGACACTGCtgagaaggaaggaggagaaggacaatG GACGTCGTCAACTTCTGTAGAACAAGCTCGAGAGCGGAGCTACCACAGAGCTCTGCTGCtcagcaaagacaaagacacag atGGGGAGGCAGAAGGTAATGATACGCCTGCATTGCGAGATTGTCCATCCCCAAATATTCAAAAGACGCCGACCCATGCA CCCTGCTCACCTGGTCCTCTTGGCCAAACTCCCAGTCGGCCAGCGAAGGAAGAAGACGGTGACGGCCAACCTCGGGCTCCAAATCCGACTAGCCAGCCACCAAGCAAGCCTGCGGGACCTAAGCCGGCTCCTCTGACCCCAACAAAGCTGCACCCCGCCCCGTTACCCTCATCTCCAGTTCACTACCCTGGATCATCTCTCCTCCATTCTCCCAAGCCTCAGCCTCAGGGCTCACCCTATCGGAGCCAGAGGACGCTGTTCTCTGCTCAGCCTCAGAACCAATCGCAAGCCCAACCTCAGTCTGGCCCTACTACTTTTCCCCAGTACAATGCACAGAGTGCTCcgccaccacctcctccacctccaccagcACCACCAGGCTCTACAGCGTATTTTCCCGGCCAGAGCCCCTCACCTGCTGGACCCTTCCCTGGTTTTAAGCCTGCAGTCAACCCCCCCTACCCCCCTGGCTCTCAGCCCCTGATGCAGACACTTCCCCACAGTGTGCACTATCAGAGTTCAGCTGCTCCACCACCGCCTCCTCCTCCGCCTCCACACCCAATGTCTGGCCCCACCCTGCTGCACGTCAACCTGCAGCCTCCTCCCATCCAGCAGCACCAGCTTATGCTGACCACtgccccacctcctccaccacctccacagGGCCAGAcatcccagcagcagcagcctcccaCAGGCAGCACCTTGCTGTCACTaacccctccaccacctcctcctcctccacctccccctgCTCCCTCAACCAACGCCCCTATGCAGCAACACCACTTTCAGAACTTAGGGGGGTTTCAGCCAGGGTTGCTGCACCCCAGTGCTGCTACAAACCCTTTAGTACCCCCAACTACGTATCCACCACCCCTTCAGCAGTCAGGACtgcctccccctccccctcctcctccccaacAGACTCAGCAAGGCCAGGCCCAAGCCACTGCCTCCCAGATGCCTTCTGGGACTCGTGGAGCTCCTGCGTCCTCGACCCCTTTTCACAGCTCGGGATACCTGAGCACAGGGTGGCACTGA
- the kmt2e gene encoding inactive histone-lysine N-methyltransferase 2E isoform X2 produces MSIVIPVGVDTADSSYLDMAAGSDRPESVEASPVVVEKSSYPHQIYNSSSHHSHSYIGLPYADHNYGARPPPTPPASPPPSMLIRQGEGGVFVPGGQDEASRGTTLSTSEDGSYGADITRCICGFTHDDGYMICCDKCSAWQHIDCMGIDRQNIPETYLCERCQPRHLDRERAILLQTRKRECLSDGDTSATESGDEVPLELYSAFQHMPTPITLTTGRLGNKQAEKKRKKSGEKEPPASSARAKKTFREGSRKSSRVKGAAPEQEPTEHPSLWENKIKTWMERYEEASSNQYSEDVQVLLRVKEQGDGKSLAYNTHPASFKPPVESQVQKNKKILKAVRDLAPDSLIIEYRGKFMLRQQFEANGYFFKRPYPFVLFYSKFDGLEMCVDARSFGNEARFIRRSCTPNSEVRHVIEDGMLHLYIYSLRHISKGTEITIGFDFDYGSCKYKVDCACVRGNQECPVLKHNQEPTENLVSGGRRRGSRKDKEVARDDQGQNQNMSLDGEGKGKSVGDSKQRKLSPLRLSISNNQDPELYEDLEDKTSVSNEVEMESEEQIAERRRKMANPAEQSHLPGGAASSWKGLKHKETREERKMEAILQAFARMEKREKRREQALERIGSIKSEVGGRSDIKEEPATPEAADSPTVMQPLLEVKEEPGLKPAKVKGSRNRKSFSRNRTHIGQQRRRARTISTCSDLPPGSPAESVEPLTNEAPEGETPIVSEPEAISSQPPDTSPPHSSSPAPERSRSGSKNFKTKKHFVSEWVGEKQQDRGAVRTPEPAPERPLRISSDPEVLATQLNALPGMACSPQVYSTPKHYVRFSSPFLVNRSPTTPGVPTGRRRSRELPETPPTTGSCKKRWLKQALEEEGSTSPARRPSLLMSSEGPLSPSINGDSDSPLPYNGTCSLPELPTPLKKRRLSPLDACMSESSTPYGSPCATPTRTDQSETPATLVLMGTPPQPRTEEPCPESLTCTPLQTLSAPQESESSLESSPDVSRKPSVQEADRPPSLMSSPSIRACSSDGISNEPRVSVPESPQLEAVEPVDCAEERADGGPVECSSDASSSAETCASSYPGWIKSPERGPTGPAGLSFSPVNSNLRDLTPSHTLEPLAAPFRPESAAGAAAGTVSLGGSQTPFSESQGQLFYPSSEEGSALGFSRSLSGDATGEGGGSAQNPPQKKKVSLLEYRKRQREARRSGSKNECSSPVSTVPPITVDAFPIALEATIEPPLPLAPTALCNNVPTPTPTTVKDPQINEEADTAEKEGGEGQWTSSTSVEQARERSYHRALLLSKDKDTDGEAEGNDTPALRDCPSPNIQKTPTHAPCSPGPLGQTPSRPAKEEDGDGQPRAPNPTSQPPSKPAGPKPAPLTPTKLHPAPLPSSPVHYPGSSLLHSPKPQPQGSPYRSQRTLFSAQPQNQSQAQPQSGPTTFPQYNAQSAPPPPPPPPPAPPGSTAYFPGQSPSPAGPFPGFKPAVNPPYPPGSQPLMQTLPHSVHYQSSAAPPPPPPPPPHPMSGPTLLHVNLQPPPIQQHQLMLTTAPPPPPPPQGQTSQQQQPPTGSTLLSLTPPPPPPPPPPPAPSTNAPMQQHHFQNLGGFQPGLLHPSAATNPLVPPTTYPPPLQQSGLPPPPPPPPQQTQQGQAQATASQMPSGTRGAPASSTPFHSSGYLSTGWH; encoded by the exons ATGAGCATAGTCATCCCAGTAGGGGTGGACACAGCAGACAGCTCATACCTGGACATGGCTGCAGGCTCAGA CAGACCAGAATCGGTGGAGGCCAGCCCTGTTGTGGTGGAAAAGTCCAGCTACCCACACCAGATCTACAACAGCAGTTCTCACCATTCCCACAGTTACATTGGCCTGCCTTACGCT GACCATAACTATGGGGCACGGCCCCCACCTACGCCACCGGCCTCCCCTCCCCCTTCTATGTTGATCCGACAAGGAGAGGGGGGGGTGTTTGTTCCAGGCGGCCAAGACGAAGCATCCAGGGGCACCACACTCAGCACCTCAGAGGATGGCAGCTATGGGGCTGACATCACCCGTTGCATCTGTGGCTTCACCCACGATGATGGCTACATGATCTGCTGTGACAAGTGCAG TGCTTGGCAGCATATAGACTGCATGGGAATCGACAGGCAGAACATTCCTGAGACCTACCTGTGCGAACGCTGCCAACCGCGACACCTGGATAGAGAGAGGGCCATCTTGCTGCAGACCAGGAAACGGGAATGTTTATCTG ATGGGGACACAAGTGCAACAGAAAGTGGAGATGAGGTGCCACTAGAGCTCTACTCAGCTTTCCAACACATGCCTACTCCCATTACTCTGACTACTGGGCGTCTTGGCAATAAGCAGGCTGAAAAAAAACGGAAAAAGAGTGGTGAAAAGGAGCCACCGGCCTCCTCTGCCCGAGCCAAGAAG ACATTTCGAGAGGGGTCTAGAAAATCCTCCAGAGTAAAG GGTGCAGCTCCAGAGCAAGAGCCAACAGAGCACCCGTCTCTGTGGGAAAACAAGATTAAGACGTGGATGGAGCGTTACGAAGAGGCCAGCAGCAATCAATACAGTGAGGATGTCCAGGTCTTGTTGCGTGTGAAAGAACAAGGGGATGGCAAGAGCCTGGCATACAACACGCACCCAGCCTCTTTCAAACCACCTGTAGAG AGTCAAGttcagaagaacaaaaaaattctaaagGCAGTGCGGGACTTGGCCCCAGACTCCCTCATCATAGAGTACAGGGGAAAGTTTATGCTTCGGCAGCAGTTTGAGGCCAACGGATACTTCTTCAAGAG GCCATACCCATTTGTGctattttattctaaatttgACGGACTGGAGATGTGTGTGGATGCACGCAGCTTCGGCAACGAAGCACGCTTCATCCGTCGCTCCTGCACACCTAACTCTGAA GTTAGGCATGTCATTGAGGATGGCATGTTGCATTTGTACATCTACTCATTGAGACACATCAGCAAGGGCACAGAGATCACCATTGGCTTTGATTTTGACTATGGCAGCTG TAAATACAAAGTGGACTGTGCCTGTGTGAGGGGAAACCAGGAGTGCCCTGTGCTAAAGCACAATCAAGAGCCCACAGAGAACTTAGTCTCTGGGGGCAGGCGCAGAGGGAGCCGCAAGGACAAGGAGGTGGCTCGGGATGACCAGGGCCAAAACCAGAACATGAGTTTGGATGGCGAGGGGAAGGGCAAGAGTGTAGGCGACAGCAAGCAGAGAAAACTCTCTCCTCTTCGGCTCTCTATCTCAAACAACCAG GATCCTGAGTTATATGAGGATCTAGAAGACAAAACCTCCGTTAGCAATGAAGTAGAGATGGAGTCAGAGGAGCAGATTgcagaaaggaggaggaagatg GCCAACCCAGCGGAGCAGTCCCATCTCCCTGGCGGGGCGGCTTCCAGCTGGAAGGGACTGAAACACAAGGAG ACACGCGaagagaggaagatggaggCCATCTTGCAAGCCTTTGCTCGCATGGAGAAACGAGAGAAACGCAGGGAGCAGGCCCTGGAGCGAATTGGTAGCATCAAGTCTGAGGTCGGGGGCCGCAGTGACATCAAGGAGGAGCCTGCCACACCAGAGGCTGCAGATTCCCCAACTGTCATGCAG CCACTTCTGGAGGTGAAAGAGGAGCCAGGTCTGAAGCCGGCAAAGGTCAAAGGCTcgagaaacagaaaaagtttCTCCCGAAACCGAACGCACATTGGCCAACAGCGCAGGCGAGCTCGCACCATCAGCACCTGTTCTGACTTGCCCCCTGGCTCTCCAGCTGAGTCTGTGGAGCCCCTGACCAATGAAGCCCCTGAAGGAGAGACTCCCATTGTATCAGAGCCAGAGGCCATATCTTCTCAACCCCCGGACACCAGTCCACCACACAGCAGCTCACCGGCACCCGAGAGGAGCCGCAGTGGTAGCAAGAACTTCAAAACTAAAaag CACTTTGTTAGCGAGTGGGTGGGAGAGAAGCAGCAGGACCGTGGTGCAGTGCGAACTCCAGAGCCGGCCCCAGAGAGACCGCTGAGAATAAGCAGCGACCCAGAAGTTCTTGCCACACAGCTGAATGCCCTACCAGGCATGGCCTGCTCGCCACAGGTCTACAGCACGCCCAAACACTATGTGCGCTTTTCATCCCCGTTCCTGGTAAATCGCAGCCCCACAACTCCCGGAGTCCCTACAGGTAGACGACGTTCCAGGGAACTGCCCGAAACGCCCCCGACCACCGGCTCTTGCAAGAAG cgGTGGTTGAAGCAGGCTTTAGAGGAAGAGGGCTCTACCAGTCCAGCCAGACGACCAAGCCTCCTAATGTCCAGTGAGGGTCCTCTAAGCCCCTCTATTAATGGAGATTCTGACAGTCCTCTTCCCTATAATGGCACCTGCTCACTACCAG agttGCCCACACCTTTAAAAAAGCGGCGGTTGAGTCCATTAGATGCCTGTATGTCTGAGAGCTCAACACCCTACGGCTCCCCTTGTGCCACACCCACAAGGACAGACCAGTCGGAGACACCCGCAACACTTGTCTTAATGGGTACCCCTCCACAGCCCCGAACAGAGGAGCCATGTCCAGAGTCTTTGACCTGCACCCCATTACAGACCCTTAGCGCCCCTCAGGAG AGTGAATCTTCATTGGAGAGCTCACCAGATGTCAGTCGGAAACCTAGCGTGCAAGAG gctgATCGTCCCCCTTCATTAATGTCCTCTCCGAGCATCAGGGCTTGCAGCTCAGATGGAATCTCAAACGAACCCAGAGTTTCAGTTCCGGAGAGTCCACAGCTGGAGGCTGTGGAACCTGTGGACTGTGCTGAGGAGAGGGCCGATGGTGGGCCTGTAGAATGCAGTAGTGACGCTTCTTCATCTGCAGAAACATGTGCTTCCTCTTACCCCGGCTGGATAAAAAGCCCAGAAAGAGGCCCAACTGGACCAGCTGGCCTCAGCTTCTCCCCCGTCAATTCAAACCTAAGAGACCTTACCCCCTCACACACCCTTGAGCCTCTGGCAGCTCCCTTTAGGCctgagagtgcagctggggCTGCAGCAGGGACGGTATCATTGGGCGGCTCTCAGACTCCCTTCAGTGAAAGTCAGGGGCAGCTCTTTTACCCCTCCTCTGAGGAAGGAAGTGCACTTGGCTTCTCACGCTCACTGAGCGGGGATGCCACTGGCGAGGGAGGAGGGTCAGCGCAGAACCccccacaaaagaaaaag GTTTCCCTGCTAGAATACAGAAAACGTCAGCGTGAAGCCCGTCGTAGTGGCTCAAAGAACGAGTGCAGCTCTCCAGTTTCCACTGTGCCACCTATAACTGTGGACGCCTTCCCCATCGCTTTAGAGGCCACCATTGAGCCTCCTCTGCCCCTGGCTCCCACAGCTCTCTGCAACAACGTCCCCACCCCAACCCCCACCACTGTAAAAGACCCCCAAATAAATGAGGAGGCAGACACTGCtgagaaggaaggaggagaaggacaatG GACGTCGTCAACTTCTGTAGAACAAGCTCGAGAGCGGAGCTACCACAGAGCTCTGCTGCtcagcaaagacaaagacacag atGGGGAGGCAGAAGGTAATGATACGCCTGCATTGCGAGATTGTCCATCCCCAAATATTCAAAAGACGCCGACCCATGCA CCCTGCTCACCTGGTCCTCTTGGCCAAACTCCCAGTCGGCCAGCGAAGGAAGAAGACGGTGACGGCCAACCTCGGGCTCCAAATCCGACTAGCCAGCCACCAAGCAAGCCTGCGGGACCTAAGCCGGCTCCTCTGACCCCAACAAAGCTGCACCCCGCCCCGTTACCCTCATCTCCAGTTCACTACCCTGGATCATCTCTCCTCCATTCTCCCAAGCCTCAGCCTCAGGGCTCACCCTATCGGAGCCAGAGGACGCTGTTCTCTGCTCAGCCTCAGAACCAATCGCAAGCCCAACCTCAGTCTGGCCCTACTACTTTTCCCCAGTACAATGCACAGAGTGCTCcgccaccacctcctccacctccaccagcACCACCAGGCTCTACAGCGTATTTTCCCGGCCAGAGCCCCTCACCTGCTGGACCCTTCCCTGGTTTTAAGCCTGCAGTCAACCCCCCCTACCCCCCTGGCTCTCAGCCCCTGATGCAGACACTTCCCCACAGTGTGCACTATCAGAGTTCAGCTGCTCCACCACCGCCTCCTCCTCCGCCTCCACACCCAATGTCTGGCCCCACCCTGCTGCACGTCAACCTGCAGCCTCCTCCCATCCAGCAGCACCAGCTTATGCTGACCACtgccccacctcctccaccacctccacagGGCCAGAcatcccagcagcagcagcctcccaCAGGCAGCACCTTGCTGTCACTaacccctccaccacctcctcctcctccacctccccctgCTCCCTCAACCAACGCCCCTATGCAGCAACACCACTTTCAGAACTTAGGGGGGTTTCAGCCAGGGTTGCTGCACCCCAGTGCTGCTACAAACCCTTTAGTACCCCCAACTACGTATCCACCACCCCTTCAGCAGTCAGGACtgcctccccctccccctcctcctccccaacAGACTCAGCAAGGCCAGGCCCAAGCCACTGCCTCCCAGATGCCTTCTGGGACTCGTGGAGCTCCTGCGTCCTCGACCCCTTTTCACAGCTCGGGATACCTGAGCACAGGGTGGCACTGA